The Mytilus trossulus isolate FHL-02 chromosome 3, PNRI_Mtr1.1.1.hap1, whole genome shotgun sequence genome contains a region encoding:
- the LOC134709952 gene encoding techylectin-5B-like — MKYHTPLFVMFCFVVFTMPSIISAKPYNNSVSSSVRMPLVSDEFRAPLVVDLDASALNAQLKDYIDENIISTLTENIDDIVNKKMLELKDSMLNEYSSKLEKSNTRYSHNLSEMHTDYENKFSDLSENQSENVTKFIENVQEWQNTIMQSMNEQSEYLQKSKLVYENQASETLGNYKYHISQISKDAITNVTELKTDIEEWKNDVVADLIKAVTNNLTQFETNRIHDMDMIKVRLGFHDILQARECSDNPKLVGVYRISPDDSQSFKVRCEIEGWTVIQKRFNGVTKFYRNWQDYENGFGDLNEEFWLGNKYIAMLTSRGNHELRIDLEDWNGEKKYALFKSFKIGDQSDKYKLTISGYSGNAGDSMTYHNDMPFSTYDRDNDTRNELNCAAHNTLKGAWWYKSCWRSSLNGKYSNDSSSGGIKYEDMKGSSTLKKSSMMIKRT; from the exons atgaaatatcatactccgttatttgttatgttttgttttgttgttttcacgATGCCGTCAATAATTTCCGCAAAACCGTACAACAATTCAGTAAGTAGTAGTGTTAGAATGCCACTCGTTTCCGACGAATTTAGAGCTCCACTTGTTGTTGACCTGGACGCGTCTGCTTTAAATGCACAACTGAAGGAttatattgatgaaaatattatttctacTTTAACTGAAAATATTGATGACATCGTTAACAAAAAAATGCTGGAACTAAAAGACAGTATGCTTAACGAATATTCGTCAAAGCTGGAAAAATCAAATACCAGATATAGCCACAATTTATCAGAGATGCATAcagattatgaaaataaattttcagaTCTATCAGAGAACCAAAGTGAAAATGTTACCAAGTTCATTGAAAATGTTCAGGAATGGCAAAATACTATAATGCAATCAATGAATGAACAAAGTGAATATTTGCAGAAATCAAAGCTTGTATACGAGAATCAGGCATCTGAAACACTGGGAAATTATAAATATCACATATCCCAAAtatctaaagatgccattacAAATGTTACTGAACTTAAAACGGATATAGAAGAGTGGAAAAATGATGTGGTCGCTGATCTCATTAAAGCAGTCacaaataatttaacacaatttgaaactAATAGAATTCATG ATATGGACATGATTAAAGTAAGACTTGGATTCCACGATATCCTACAAG ccCGTGAATGTTCAGATAATCCCAAGCTAGTTGGTGTTTATCGTATTTCACCTGACGATTCACAATCGTTTAAAGTGAGATGTGAGATAGAAGGCTGGACG GTTATCCAAAAGCGTTTCAATGGAGTCACGAAATTCTACAGAAACTGGCAAGACTATGAAAACGGATTTGGTGACCTTAATGAAGAATTTTGGTTAG GAAATAAGTATATCGCCATGCTGACATCAAGAGGTAACCATGAGTTAAGGATTGACCTGGAAGACTGGAATGGTGAGAAGAAATACGCTctctttaaaagttttaaaattggtgaTCAATCCGATAAATACAAACTGACTATTAGTGGGTATTCGGGAAATGCag gtgATAGTATGACGTATCATAATGATATGCCTTTCTCCACATACGATCGGGATAACGATACTAGAAATGAATTGAACTGCGCAGCTCACAATACATTGAAAGGTGCATGGTGGTATAAAAGCTGTTGGAGGTCTAGTTTAAACggaaaatattcaaatgacTCATCTTCAGGCGGAATAAAGTACGAGGATATGAAAGGATCTAGTACACTCAAAAAGTCCTCTATGATGATCAAAAGAACTTAA